One genomic region from Vannielia litorea encodes:
- a CDS encoding lactate racemase domain-containing protein — protein MSVIDEFLANVELPRMVTVRQVFADNAVTDVASAVRAEIARPEIAALVRPDMSVAVGVGSRGLAELPTLVRTTVDALRALGARPYIVPAMGSHGGATPEGQIKLLGKLGVTEESAGCPIRSSMETVELGRLPNGLPILMDKEAMQADGIIVINRVKPHTSFSGTIESGLAKMVTIGLGKQQGAESCHALGFGKMAENVLEMARFKLEHTPILFGLATVENAYDRISRIEAVAGDRILAREPELLAEARGNMPRILFRPIDVLIVDRMGKEYSGTGMDPNITGRASTPYVTTTQEVGKMAVLDLTENSGGNATGIGLADICTRRLYEKIDFPATYANCITSTVLAGARIPVIMETDRDAARIAVKTCNVPDLDQLQMVRLSNTLHLEEIQISEALLPEARSNPSIEILGDPSPMMFDAAGSLLYGD, from the coding sequence ATGAGTGTCATTGACGAATTTCTGGCAAATGTCGAACTGCCCCGCATGGTGACGGTGAGACAGGTATTCGCCGACAATGCCGTGACCGATGTTGCCAGCGCGGTGCGTGCAGAGATCGCGCGGCCTGAGATCGCCGCTCTGGTACGCCCTGACATGTCGGTTGCCGTCGGCGTTGGAAGCCGAGGGCTCGCCGAGCTGCCCACGCTGGTGAGAACGACTGTCGACGCCCTTCGTGCGCTGGGTGCCCGGCCCTACATCGTGCCGGCCATGGGCAGCCATGGCGGCGCTACGCCCGAAGGCCAGATCAAGCTGCTCGGCAAGCTTGGCGTGACCGAGGAAAGCGCGGGCTGCCCGATCCGGTCCTCGATGGAGACCGTCGAGCTTGGGCGCTTGCCCAACGGGCTGCCAATCCTGATGGACAAGGAGGCCATGCAGGCTGATGGCATCATCGTCATCAACCGGGTGAAACCGCACACCAGTTTCAGCGGCACCATAGAAAGCGGCCTCGCCAAGATGGTGACGATCGGGCTTGGCAAGCAGCAGGGCGCCGAAAGTTGCCATGCGCTCGGGTTTGGCAAGATGGCGGAGAACGTGCTGGAGATGGCCCGTTTCAAGCTGGAACACACACCGATCCTGTTTGGCCTCGCGACGGTGGAAAATGCCTATGACAGGATCTCGCGGATCGAAGCGGTTGCGGGCGACAGGATCCTCGCGCGAGAGCCCGAATTGCTGGCCGAGGCGCGTGGTAACATGCCGCGCATCCTTTTCCGCCCGATTGATGTGCTCATCGTCGACCGCATGGGCAAGGAGTATTCGGGTACAGGGATGGACCCCAACATCACCGGCCGCGCCTCCACGCCCTATGTGACCACCACTCAGGAGGTCGGGAAGATGGCGGTGCTCGACCTCACCGAGAACAGCGGCGGCAATGCCACCGGGATCGGACTTGCCGACATCTGCACGCGCCGACTCTACGAGAAGATCGATTTTCCGGCGACCTATGCCAATTGCATCACCTCGACGGTTCTGGCTGGCGCGCGCATTCCGGTAATCATGGAAACCGACCGGGATGCCGCCCGGATCGCGGTCAAGACCTGCAACGTTCCCGATCTGGATCAGCTGCAGATGGTCAGGCTATCGAACACGCTGCATCTCGAAGAGATCCAGATTTCCGAGGCCCTGCTGCCCGAGGCCCGCAGCAACCCCTCTATTGAAATCCTAGGTGATCCGAGTCCGATGATGTTCGACGCGGCGGGGAGCCTGCTGTACGGGGACTGA
- a CDS encoding Rieske (2Fe-2S) protein, which translates to MSDDLPDYQNVALMRDLPEGRVVTARVAGHLVGVALVGASPRVFQSLCPHDKASLQDGRIEGCEVQCPRHFARFDLESGKVSVGWRVDDLRLYPARVQEGWVQVDAEALRRDPPEGQKKVWDLS; encoded by the coding sequence GTGTCTGACGATTTGCCCGACTATCAGAACGTGGCTCTCATGCGCGACCTGCCGGAGGGGCGGGTGGTGACGGCGCGGGTGGCGGGGCATTTGGTGGGGGTGGCGCTGGTGGGCGCATCGCCGCGGGTGTTTCAGAGTCTTTGCCCGCATGACAAGGCCTCGCTACAGGACGGGCGCATCGAGGGCTGCGAAGTGCAATGCCCGCGCCATTTTGCCCGGTTCGATCTGGAGAGCGGGAAGGTCTCTGTCGGGTGGCGGGTGGATGACCTGCGGCTCTATCCGGCGCGGGTGCAGGAGGGCTGGGTACAGGTGGACGCAGAGGCCCTCCGACGCGATCCGCCGGAGGGCCAGAAGAAGGTTTGGGATTTGTCCTGA
- a CDS encoding amidohydrolase/deacetylase family metallohydrolase, whose amino-acid sequence MGYETVLKGGRVIDPATGRDGQFDVAIKGGKIAAIEPTIAPDGAEVVDLSGKIVIAGMIDTHGHIYQHVTGKFGLNPDMVGVRSGVTTIIDQGGPSCMTLGGFKHLIDPAAKTKLYCFISAYLVGGLEGHMYPDLYGPNGVNPEHTIRVAKENLDIVRGVKAHAEIGGQSRWGMEVIKVGKQISRELGLPLYIHLGQLWPSLEEGPVPDPDELIRELVPIMEEGDMLAHPFTRHPGGFVSEEGEVHPIVFEAIDRGVRVDVGHGSHFSFEVAKKVLDTGIKPFTLGADMHGFNVTVPPEGLDKGLRESNPFFGAAPFNLTVAMTELITLGMTLPEVVATVTQNPATVLGKSDELGSLQVSRGADISVLEIIDGKFKLFDNSGVEVVTDKLVRPVMCFKDGERFDSDSPLIPPPVYA is encoded by the coding sequence ATGGGCTACGAGACTGTGCTGAAGGGCGGCCGGGTGATCGACCCGGCAACAGGCCGCGACGGGCAGTTCGATGTTGCGATCAAGGGCGGCAAGATCGCCGCCATCGAACCCACCATCGCCCCCGACGGGGCCGAGGTGGTGGACCTCTCCGGCAAGATCGTCATCGCCGGCATGATCGACACCCACGGCCACATCTACCAGCACGTCACCGGCAAGTTCGGCCTCAACCCCGATATGGTCGGCGTCCGCTCCGGCGTGACCACCATCATCGACCAGGGCGGCCCCAGCTGCATGACCCTGGGCGGCTTCAAGCACCTCATCGACCCGGCCGCCAAGACCAAGCTCTATTGCTTCATCTCCGCCTATCTCGTCGGCGGACTGGAGGGGCACATGTACCCCGATCTCTACGGCCCCAACGGCGTGAACCCCGAGCACACCATCCGCGTCGCCAAGGAGAACCTCGACATCGTGCGCGGCGTGAAGGCCCATGCAGAGATCGGCGGCCAGTCGCGCTGGGGGATGGAGGTGATCAAGGTCGGCAAGCAGATCTCCCGAGAGCTGGGCCTGCCGCTCTACATCCACCTCGGTCAGCTCTGGCCCTCGCTCGAGGAAGGCCCCGTGCCCGACCCCGACGAGCTGATCCGCGAGCTGGTGCCGATCATGGAAGAGGGCGACATGCTGGCCCACCCCTTCACCCGCCATCCCGGCGGCTTCGTCTCGGAGGAGGGCGAGGTGCACCCGATCGTCTTCGAGGCCATCGACCGCGGCGTGCGCGTCGATGTGGGCCATGGCTCGCATTTCAGCTTCGAAGTCGCCAAGAAGGTGCTCGACACCGGCATCAAGCCCTTCACACTCGGGGCCGACATGCACGGCTTCAACGTCACCGTCCCGCCCGAGGGGCTCGACAAGGGCCTGCGCGAATCCAACCCTTTCTTCGGCGCCGCCCCCTTCAACCTCACCGTGGCGATGACCGAGCTGATCACCCTCGGCATGACCCTCCCCGAGGTCGTCGCAACCGTCACCCAGAACCCCGCCACCGTGCTCGGCAAATCCGATGAGCTTGGCTCGCTTCAGGTCTCGCGCGGGGCTGACATTTCGGTGCTCGAAATCATCGACGGCAAGTTCAAGCTGTTCGACAATTCCGGCGTCGAGGTGGTGACAGACAAGCTCGTGCGCCCGGTGATGTGCTTCAAGGATGGCGAGCGCTTCGACTCCGACTCGCCGCTGATCCCGCCGCCGGTCTACGCCTGA
- a CDS encoding amidase, translating into MAAAEGAGPLAGLRLAVKDNIDGAGWVNGSGTPGWAEGRAAAEADAPVLAALLAEGAQMVGRTVMDELAFSLMGRNAHYGTPPNGAAPERLPGGSSSGSAAAVSCGAADIALGTDTGGSVRLPAAWCGLHGLRTTHGAVPMAGVTPLAPSFDVVGWFARSAAPMAAVAQVSGLARRGGFARVWMPGALWAGTAPALREAAERIVAGRAVEDAALPECGMDRGEVFRRVQAVEAWAALGDFVTARGAGLAPDVRARFEVGRDMTPGDYKAAVAARARFATAMGEALAGDTLLLMPTTPAPAPMRDAAPEVLDRTRGRAIGLLSVAGLAGLPQYALPVANPDGPPLSLSLIAAPGRDADLIAIAEDMEP; encoded by the coding sequence ATGGCGGCCGCTGAAGGGGCGGGCCCGCTTGCCGGTCTGCGGCTGGCGGTGAAGGACAATATCGACGGTGCGGGCTGGGTGAATGGCTCGGGCACGCCGGGGTGGGCCGAGGGCCGGGCGGCAGCGGAGGCGGATGCGCCGGTGCTGGCGGCGCTGCTGGCGGAAGGCGCACAGATGGTAGGGCGCACGGTGATGGATGAGCTGGCCTTCAGCCTGATGGGGCGCAATGCGCATTACGGCACGCCGCCCAATGGCGCGGCGCCGGAGCGGCTTCCGGGCGGCTCCTCTTCGGGGAGCGCGGCGGCGGTGAGCTGCGGGGCGGCGGATATTGCGCTGGGCACCGATACCGGCGGGTCGGTGCGGCTTCCGGCGGCGTGGTGCGGGCTGCATGGGCTGCGCACGACTCACGGGGCGGTGCCGATGGCCGGGGTGACGCCGCTGGCGCCGAGCTTTGACGTGGTCGGCTGGTTTGCCCGTTCGGCTGCACCTATGGCGGCGGTCGCGCAGGTTTCCGGCCTGGCGCGGCGGGGCGGGTTTGCGCGGGTCTGGATGCCGGGCGCGCTCTGGGCCGGGACGGCGCCCGCGCTGCGGGAAGCGGCGGAGCGGATCGTGGCGGGGCGGGCGGTGGAGGATGCTGCGCTGCCCGAGTGCGGGATGGATCGGGGCGAGGTGTTTCGCCGGGTGCAGGCGGTCGAGGCCTGGGCGGCGCTGGGCGATTTCGTGACCGCGCGAGGCGCCGGGCTGGCGCCGGACGTGCGGGCGCGGTTCGAGGTGGGGCGCGACATGACGCCCGGCGATTATAAGGCGGCGGTGGCGGCGCGGGCGCGGTTTGCCACGGCGATGGGCGAGGCGCTGGCGGGCGACACGCTCTTGCTGATGCCCACCACGCCCGCCCCGGCGCCGATGCGCGATGCCGCGCCTGAGGTGCTGGATCGCACGCGGGGCCGGGCGATTGGCCTGCTCTCGGTCGCGGGGCTCGCGGGCCTGCCGCAATATGCGCTGCCGGTGGCCAACCCCGACGGCCCGCCGCTCTCTCTCTCGCTGATCGCGGCGCCGGGCCGTGACGCTGACCTCATTGCAATTGCCGAAGATATGGAGCCCTGA
- the hpxZ gene encoding oxalurate catabolism protein HpxZ has translation MTDPVVNDPETLAEVEAAFARYERALTSNLIDEMDDLFWHHGLTVRLGAGENLYGIEAIRAFRKARPSKGLDRALQNTVITSFGKDFATACTEFTREGSDRIGRQTHSWVRFEDGWKIVAAHVSLMEGGQ, from the coding sequence ATGACCGACCCTGTGGTGAACGACCCCGAAACGCTGGCCGAGGTGGAAGCTGCCTTTGCCCGCTACGAACGCGCCCTGACGAGCAACCTGATCGACGAGATGGATGACCTCTTTTGGCACCACGGGCTGACCGTGCGGCTGGGGGCGGGGGAGAACCTGTATGGGATCGAGGCGATCCGGGCGTTTCGCAAGGCGCGGCCTTCGAAGGGGTTGGACAGGGCGTTGCAGAACACGGTGATCACCAGCTTCGGCAAGGATTTTGCCACCGCCTGCACTGAGTTCACCCGCGAGGGGAGCGACAGGATCGGTCGGCAGACGCACAGTTGGGTGCGGTTCGAGGATGGTTGGAAGATCGTGGCGGCGCATGTCTCGCTGATGGAGGGCGGGCAATGA
- a CDS encoding DUF1116 domain-containing protein, with amino-acid sequence MSLWEGISLVLTGCLRLGEAVPGLGARVLLHAGPAFEGPAVMPRPVVNAAVAAVLAEGWADAPEAAEGMIRAGEVAMCPAQEVGVVTPLACVVAPNMPVLVVEAGGVKAFSPVSDGALDGALRFGVSNPAAQVARIGEMVAMEGPLRAAIGEGVALMPLMSQAIAAGDDLHGSVAAMSAALADRLGMSGAAEAYARMPLFALNAVMAAAAVMLKAGAARAPEPMVIAAGGNGVAFGWMTSDAPGVWQVRAATTPEGPRMDGGAAKVLPAIGDSAVIDALGLGGPILRHAPALREALAPFYGAEVFEASPAFLAPHPELPEDIHLGCAAARLGRHPGIMLAMLGAEGEGLVGRGLAGWPGA; translated from the coding sequence ATGAGCCTGTGGGAGGGTATCAGCCTGGTGCTGACGGGCTGCCTGCGGCTGGGCGAGGCGGTGCCGGGGCTCGGGGCGCGGGTGTTGCTGCATGCGGGGCCGGCGTTTGAGGGTCCGGCGGTGATGCCGCGGCCGGTGGTAAATGCGGCTGTGGCGGCGGTGTTGGCGGAGGGTTGGGCGGATGCGCCGGAGGCGGCGGAAGGGATGATCCGGGCGGGCGAGGTGGCGATGTGTCCGGCGCAGGAGGTGGGGGTGGTGACACCGCTGGCTTGTGTGGTCGCCCCGAACATGCCGGTGTTGGTGGTGGAGGCCGGGGGGGTGAAGGCGTTTTCGCCGGTAAGCGATGGAGCCTTGGACGGAGCCTTGCGGTTTGGCGTGTCCAATCCGGCGGCGCAGGTGGCGCGGATCGGGGAGATGGTGGCGATGGAGGGGCCGTTGCGGGCGGCGATTGGAGAGGGCGTCGCGCTTATGCCGCTGATGTCACAGGCGATTGCGGCGGGGGATGACCTGCACGGCTCGGTGGCCGCGATGAGCGCGGCGCTGGCGGATCGGCTGGGAATGAGCGGGGCGGCGGAGGCCTATGCGCGGATGCCGCTCTTTGCGCTGAACGCGGTGATGGCGGCGGCGGCGGTTATGCTGAAGGCCGGCGCGGCGCGGGCGCCGGAGCCGATGGTAATAGCCGCGGGAGGCAACGGGGTGGCCTTTGGCTGGATGACCTCGGACGCGCCGGGGGTCTGGCAGGTGCGGGCCGCGACCACGCCCGAAGGCCCGAGGATGGATGGCGGCGCGGCGAAGGTGCTGCCTGCGATTGGCGATAGTGCGGTGATTGATGCGCTGGGGCTTGGCGGGCCGATCCTGCGGCATGCGCCTGCGCTGCGGGAGGCGCTTGCGCCGTTTTATGGCGCTGAGGTCTTTGAAGCCTCGCCCGCCTTTCTGGCGCCGCACCCGGAATTGCCGGAGGATATTCACCTCGGCTGCGCCGCCGCGCGGCTGGGCCGGCATCCGGGCATCATGCTGGCGATGCTCGGTGCGGAGGGCGAGGGGCTTGTGGGGCGTGGGCTGGCGGGGTGGCCGGGGGCCTAG
- a CDS encoding dipeptide ABC transporter ATP-binding protein: MTPLLKVENLSIAFRTRNGEVTALHDVSFEVGAGEVVGVVGESGSGKSVSAYTTIGLLDQAGRVAGGSVSYDGKPLLGQQRPLRGREISMIFQNPRAALNPIMTVGQQLSDVLKRHALAGRTDAKAKAIDLLRQVQINDPEERYNAYPFELSGGMCQRVMIALALACSPRLLIADEPTTGLDVTTQKTTMDLMRELTRARGMSVVLITHDLGMAAEYCDRIVVMEKGRVVESAPVRQLFTAPRHPYTQKLIAASPGPDSRLEDLTRGQLEAPAKITPTPQNRPGPDRLLEVVNLVKEFPRRGTGFFGRKPAPFRAVDGISFELRRGESLGLVGESGCGKSTTSSIIARLQDATSGSVIFDGHDILHHPAQRFARMPQRGQVQMVFQDSHDSLDPRWSASDVIAQPLRRIMGMKDAGELSRRTAMLAEMVGLPGELLSRYPHQLSGGQKARVNIARAIATDPLLLILDEPTSALDVSVQAVVLQLLDRLRRELGMSYIFVSHDLNVVRLLCERTIVMNRGKIVEEGSAEQVLHAPRAPYTQKLVAAIPHFEPEKLRVS, translated from the coding sequence ATGACCCCGCTTCTCAAGGTCGAGAACCTCTCCATCGCCTTCCGCACCCGCAACGGCGAGGTCACCGCCCTGCACGACGTCAGCTTCGAGGTCGGCGCGGGCGAGGTGGTCGGCGTGGTGGGCGAGAGCGGCTCGGGCAAGTCGGTCTCCGCCTACACCACCATCGGCCTGCTCGATCAGGCGGGCCGGGTGGCGGGCGGCAGCGTCAGCTACGATGGCAAGCCGCTGCTCGGCCAGCAACGCCCGCTCCGGGGCCGCGAGATCTCGATGATTTTCCAGAACCCACGGGCGGCGCTGAACCCGATCATGACCGTCGGCCAGCAGCTTTCCGACGTGCTCAAACGCCACGCGCTCGCCGGGCGCACCGATGCCAAGGCCAAGGCCATCGACCTGCTCCGGCAGGTCCAGATCAACGACCCCGAAGAGCGCTACAACGCCTATCCCTTCGAGCTGTCGGGCGGCATGTGCCAGCGGGTGATGATCGCCCTCGCACTGGCCTGCTCCCCCCGCCTGCTGATCGCCGACGAGCCGACCACCGGCCTCGACGTGACCACCCAGAAAACCACGATGGACCTGATGCGCGAGCTGACCCGCGCACGCGGCATGTCGGTGGTGCTGATCACCCATGATCTCGGCATGGCCGCCGAATATTGCGACCGGATCGTGGTGATGGAAAAGGGCCGCGTGGTCGAGAGCGCCCCGGTGCGCCAGCTCTTCACCGCGCCTCGCCATCCCTATACCCAAAAGCTAATCGCCGCCTCCCCCGGCCCCGACTCGCGGCTGGAGGATCTGACCCGCGGCCAGCTCGAAGCCCCCGCCAAGATCACCCCCACCCCGCAAAACCGCCCCGGCCCCGACCGGCTGCTGGAGGTGGTGAACCTCGTGAAGGAATTTCCCCGCCGCGGCACCGGCTTCTTTGGCCGCAAGCCCGCGCCCTTCCGCGCCGTCGATGGCATCAGCTTCGAGTTGCGGCGCGGCGAGAGCCTCGGGCTGGTGGGCGAGAGCGGCTGCGGCAAGTCCACCACCTCCTCCATCATCGCCCGCCTGCAAGATGCAACCTCCGGCTCGGTCATTTTCGATGGGCATGACATCCTGCACCACCCGGCCCAGCGCTTTGCCCGGATGCCCCAGCGCGGGCAGGTCCAGATGGTGTTTCAGGACAGTCACGACAGCCTCGATCCGCGCTGGTCTGCATCGGATGTGATCGCACAGCCCCTGCGCCGGATCATGGGCATGAAAGACGCAGGAGAACTCAGCCGCCGCACCGCCATGCTGGCCGAGATGGTCGGCCTGCCCGGCGAGTTGCTATCGCGCTATCCGCACCAGCTTTCGGGCGGGCAGAAGGCGCGGGTCAACATCGCCCGCGCCATCGCCACCGACCCGCTGCTGTTGATCCTCGACGAGCCGACCTCGGCGCTCGACGTGTCGGTGCAGGCCGTGGTGCTGCAACTGCTCGACCGTCTGCGCCGCGAGCTGGGCATGAGCTACATTTTCGTTAGCCACGATCTCAACGTGGTGCGCCTGCTCTGCGAGCGCACCATCGTGATGAACCGGGGCAAGATCGTTGAGGAAGGCAGCGCCGAGCAGGTCCTTCACGCGCCGCGCGCCCCCTACACGCAAAAGCTGGTGGCCGCGATCCCGCATTTCGAGCCGGAGAAACTGCGGGTGTCCTAG
- a CDS encoding ABC transporter permease, giving the protein MAATLTAPLARLRYTLSGNPLTAVGFGLFALMIFLALFGPAIAPYDPLATRAVNALQPPSWAHPFGTDHLGRDVFSRVIVATRLDLGIALSAVALSFVIGSALGCLAGFFGGWADRIIGRMSDTIMAFPLFVLAMGVVATMGNTVENVIYATAVINLPFYIRVARAEVAVRRNAGYVQAARLSGSSSLRILATQLFPNVLPPMMVQISLNLGWAILNAAGLSFIGLGVRPPAAEWGIMVAEGASYIISGEWWLALFPGTALMLAVFCFNLMGDGLRDLVDPTRRT; this is encoded by the coding sequence ATGGCCGCAACGCTCACAGCCCCCCTCGCCCGCCTCCGCTACACGCTCTCCGGCAACCCCCTCACGGCGGTCGGCTTTGGCCTCTTCGCGCTGATGATCTTCCTCGCCCTCTTCGGCCCGGCCATCGCCCCCTACGACCCGCTCGCCACCCGCGCCGTCAATGCGCTGCAACCGCCCTCATGGGCGCACCCCTTCGGGACCGACCACCTCGGGCGCGACGTGTTCAGCCGCGTCATCGTCGCGACCCGGCTCGATCTGGGCATCGCCCTCTCCGCCGTGGCGCTCTCCTTCGTCATCGGCTCCGCGCTCGGCTGCCTCGCGGGCTTCTTCGGCGGCTGGGCCGACCGCATCATCGGCCGCATGTCCGATACCATCATGGCCTTCCCCCTCTTCGTGCTGGCAATGGGCGTGGTGGCGACCATGGGCAACACGGTCGAAAACGTGATCTACGCCACCGCCGTCATCAACCTGCCCTTCTACATCCGCGTCGCCCGCGCCGAGGTGGCCGTGCGCCGCAACGCCGGCTACGTGCAGGCCGCCCGGCTCTCGGGCAGCTCCAGCCTGCGCATCCTCGCCACCCAACTCTTCCCCAACGTGTTGCCGCCGATGATGGTGCAGATCTCGCTCAACCTCGGCTGGGCCATCCTCAACGCGGCGGGCCTCTCGTTCATCGGGCTGGGCGTGCGCCCGCCCGCCGCCGAATGGGGCATCATGGTCGCCGAGGGCGCCTCCTACATCATCTCCGGCGAGTGGTGGCTGGCCCTCTTCCCCGGCACCGCGCTGATGCTCGCCGTCTTCTGCTTCAACCTCATGGGCGACGGGCTGCGCGACCTCGTCGACCCGACCCGCCGCACGTGA
- a CDS encoding ABC transporter permease, with product MEKLSRIFGRVVQAIPPVFGVTLITFLLTRALPGDPAVFFAGLMANEDTIAQIRAELGLDHSLPVQFLYYLRDLLHGDLGNSLSTGRPVLTELMSRLPASLELTLAGLLLSMAIAIPLGVLAATRPGSWVDHLCRVLVTAGVSLPTFFTGLFLIYIFYYLLGWAPSPLGRLDFLYLSPPQVTGFYSIDAALAGDWEVFWASLRQMILPAITLSLFALAPIARMTRAAMLAALSGEYVRTARANGLGGARVIWVYAFRNAALPVLTTLGMVFSFLLGANVLVEKVFSWPGIGSYAIGALVASDYAAVQGFVLCMALLFVVVNLFIDVVLTLIDPRIGLES from the coding sequence GTGGAAAAGCTCTCGCGCATCTTCGGCAGGGTCGTTCAGGCGATCCCCCCGGTCTTCGGGGTGACCCTGATCACCTTCCTGCTGACCCGGGCCCTCCCGGGCGACCCGGCGGTGTTCTTTGCCGGTCTCATGGCCAATGAGGACACCATCGCCCAGATCCGCGCAGAGCTGGGGCTGGATCACTCCCTTCCTGTCCAGTTCCTCTACTACCTCCGGGATCTCCTGCATGGAGATCTCGGAAACTCCCTCTCCACCGGCCGTCCGGTGCTGACCGAGCTGATGAGCCGCCTGCCCGCCTCTCTGGAGCTGACCCTCGCGGGCCTGCTGCTGTCGATGGCCATCGCCATCCCGCTCGGCGTGCTGGCCGCCACCCGCCCCGGCAGCTGGGTCGATCACCTCTGCCGCGTGCTTGTCACCGCAGGCGTGTCGCTGCCCACCTTCTTCACCGGGCTGTTCCTGATCTACATCTTCTACTACCTGCTCGGCTGGGCGCCCTCGCCGCTGGGCCGGCTCGATTTTCTCTACCTCTCGCCCCCGCAGGTGACCGGATTCTACTCCATCGACGCCGCGCTTGCCGGCGATTGGGAGGTGTTCTGGGCCAGCCTGCGCCAGATGATCCTGCCCGCCATCACCCTCAGCCTCTTTGCACTCGCACCCATCGCCCGCATGACCCGCGCCGCCATGCTGGCCGCGCTCTCGGGCGAATACGTCCGCACCGCGCGGGCCAACGGGCTGGGCGGTGCGCGGGTGATCTGGGTCTATGCCTTCCGCAACGCCGCCCTGCCGGTGCTGACCACGCTGGGCATGGTGTTCTCCTTCCTTCTCGGCGCCAACGTGCTGGTCGAAAAGGTCTTCTCCTGGCCCGGCATCGGCTCCTACGCCATCGGCGCGCTGGTCGCCTCCGACTATGCCGCCGTGCAGGGCTTCGTGCTCTGCATGGCCCTGCTCTTCGTGGTGGTGAACCTCTTCATCGACGTGGTGCTCACCCTGATCGACCCGCGCATCGGACTGGAAAGCTGA
- a CDS encoding ABC transporter substrate-binding protein — protein MKRRDFLRAGSATIGGAALLPFLRALPASAAAGDDTLLVVIGDTINSLDLHRTGTNRPSYQVAVNIYDRLVRFGTKTLEDGTIAYDSTVIEPEIAESWEVAEDGKSITFKISPKAKFWDGSQVTAEDVKWSFDRAVTLGGFPLTQMKAGSMSSPEQFVVVDEMTFRVDLPAPSKLALPDLAVPVPLVINSKVAMEHATEDDPWATEYLHENPAGSGPYKVTRWDAGQQFVYERNEDWALGTLPPMKRVIVREVPSAATRRALLERGDVDFYMDVPSKDAKEMAESGVAKVEGAPIDNCLHVLGLNVAMAPFDNKLVRQAIAFALPYEDILAAGAYGRGKPMWGGTEASPSTTEWPQPFPYATDLEKAKALMEEAGFADGFETTLSYNLGLADWMEPTALLIQESLAKIGITATLDKIPGANWRTAALVEKRLPMHLENFGGWLNYPDYYFYWAYIEGHLFNSSNYSNPEIASLVEETLTMETDDPAYEPNIKRMIEIAFEDVPRIPLYQPYLDAAMKPEVEGYVSWFHRQLAVTNMAKG, from the coding sequence ATGAAACGACGCGACTTTCTCAGGGCCGGTTCGGCCACCATCGGCGGCGCCGCCCTGCTGCCCTTCCTCCGCGCCCTGCCCGCCTCTGCGGCAGCCGGGGATGACACCCTGCTGGTGGTGATCGGCGACACGATCAACAGCCTCGATCTGCACCGCACCGGCACCAACCGCCCCTCCTACCAGGTGGCCGTCAACATCTATGACCGGCTCGTGCGCTTCGGCACCAAAACGCTGGAAGATGGCACCATCGCCTACGATTCCACCGTCATCGAGCCCGAGATCGCCGAAAGCTGGGAAGTCGCCGAAGACGGCAAATCGATTACTTTCAAAATCAGCCCCAAGGCCAAGTTCTGGGATGGCAGCCAGGTCACGGCTGAAGATGTGAAATGGTCGTTCGACCGCGCCGTCACCCTCGGTGGCTTCCCGCTGACTCAGATGAAGGCGGGCTCAATGTCGTCGCCCGAGCAGTTCGTGGTGGTCGACGAGATGACCTTCCGGGTCGATCTGCCCGCCCCCTCCAAGCTCGCCCTGCCCGACCTCGCCGTGCCGGTGCCGCTGGTGATCAACTCCAAGGTGGCGATGGAGCACGCCACCGAAGATGACCCATGGGCCACCGAATATCTGCACGAAAACCCCGCAGGCTCCGGCCCCTACAAGGTCACCCGCTGGGATGCCGGCCAACAGTTCGTCTACGAGCGCAACGAGGATTGGGCACTTGGCACCCTGCCCCCGATGAAGCGGGTGATCGTGCGCGAGGTGCCCTCCGCCGCCACCCGCCGGGCCCTGCTCGAGCGCGGCGATGTGGATTTCTACATGGATGTCCCCTCCAAGGACGCCAAGGAGATGGCCGAGAGCGGTGTCGCCAAGGTCGAGGGCGCGCCGATCGACAACTGCCTGCACGTGCTGGGCCTCAACGTGGCCATGGCGCCCTTCGACAACAAGCTTGTGCGTCAGGCCATCGCCTTCGCCCTGCCATACGAGGATATCCTCGCCGCCGGGGCCTATGGCCGTGGCAAGCCGATGTGGGGCGGCACTGAGGCCAGCCCTTCCACCACCGAATGGCCCCAGCCCTTCCCCTATGCGACCGACCTCGAGAAGGCCAAGGCGCTGATGGAGGAGGCCGGGTTTGCCGACGGGTTCGAGACCACACTCTCCTACAACCTCGGCCTCGCCGACTGGATGGAGCCGACCGCGCTGCTCATCCAGGAAAGCCTCGCCAAGATCGGCATCACCGCCACGCTCGACAAGATCCCGGGCGCCAACTGGCGCACCGCGGCCCTCGTCGAAAAGCGCCTGCCGATGCATCTCGAAAACTTCGGCGGCTGGCTCAACTACCCCGACTACTACTTCTACTGGGCCTATATCGAGGGGCACCTCTTCAACTCGTCGAACTACTCCAACCCCGAGATCGCCTCGCTGGTGGAGGAGACCCTGACGATGGAAACCGATGATCCGGCCTATGAACCCAACATCAAGCGGATGATCGAGATCGCTTTTGAGGACGTGCCGCGCATCCCGCTCTACCAGCCCTATCTCGACGCGGCGATGAAGCCCGAGGTCGAGGGCTACGTCTCGTGGTTCCACCGCCAGCTCGCCGTCACCAACATGGCCAAGGGCTGA